A window from Ardenticatena maritima encodes these proteins:
- a CDS encoding GTP-binding protein: MAKEKFVRTKPHVNVGTIGHVDHGKTTLTAAITRVLSTKGWA; the protein is encoded by the coding sequence ATGGCGAAGGAAAAATTTGTACGTACAAAACCGCACGTCAACGTGGGGACCATTGGTCACGTTGACCACGGGAAGACCACGCTGACGGCGGCGATTACGCGCGTATTGAGCACGAAGGGCTGGGCGG
- the fusA gene encoding elongation factor G: MSQQYDITKIRNIGVIAHIDAGKTTTTERILFYTQKIHRIGEVHEGAATMDWMEQERERGITITAASTTTFWRGHQINIIDTPGHIDFTVEVQRSLRVLDGGVVVFDAVAGVEPQSETVWRQADRYGVPRICFVNKMDRMGANFERTVEMIRERLKANPIPVQLPIGAEDSFVGVVDLVNNRAIIYVDDLGTRSEDTDIPAELAEKAAEYRERLIEAVAETDEELTLKYLEGEEITPAEIKKALRAATISRQLVPVLCGSALKNKGVQPVLDAVVDYLPSPVDIPPVRGFRPGADPDDPEAVITRKADPNEPLAALAFKIVTDPYVGRLAYVRVYSGALRSGETVLNSTQGKKERIGRLMRMHANHREEIDVIMAGDIGAVLGPKNTFTGDTLCDPNDPIVLESIKFPEPVISIAIEPKTKADQDKLGDALRRLAEEDPTFRVQTDHETGQTLISGMGELHLEVIVDRLHREFKVQANVGRPQVAYRETITRPVRAEGRFVRQTGGRGQYGHAVVEFEPLPRGEGFVFENKIVGGAIPKEYIPAVEQGIKEAMESGVIAGYPMVDIKATLVDGSYHEVDSSEMAFKIAGSLALKEAVPKAGPVLLEPIMKVEVTVPDEYTGDVIGDLSSRRGQIEGMEPRGEGVTAIRALVPLSEMFGYATNLRSRTSGRGSFTMEFDHYAPLPQNLAEEVMSGRRK, from the coding sequence ATGAGTCAGCAGTACGACATTACGAAAATTCGCAATATCGGGGTGATTGCCCATATTGACGCCGGGAAGACGACGACGACCGAGCGTATCCTGTTCTACACCCAGAAGATTCACCGCATCGGCGAGGTGCACGAAGGCGCCGCGACGATGGACTGGATGGAGCAGGAGCGCGAACGCGGTATTACGATTACCGCGGCTTCGACGACAACGTTCTGGCGTGGGCACCAAATCAACATTATTGACACCCCGGGGCACATTGACTTCACAGTTGAAGTGCAGCGCTCGCTGCGTGTGCTCGACGGTGGTGTGGTGGTGTTTGACGCTGTGGCGGGTGTGGAGCCGCAATCGGAAACGGTGTGGCGCCAGGCTGACCGCTACGGCGTGCCCCGCATTTGTTTCGTCAACAAGATGGACCGCATGGGGGCGAACTTCGAGCGCACCGTCGAGATGATTCGCGAGCGCTTGAAAGCCAACCCCATCCCCGTGCAGTTGCCCATTGGCGCGGAAGATTCGTTCGTGGGTGTTGTGGACCTCGTGAACAACCGCGCCATTATTTATGTGGACGACCTGGGAACGCGCAGTGAAGATACCGACATCCCGGCTGAATTGGCCGAGAAAGCGGCGGAATACCGCGAGCGCCTGATTGAGGCCGTGGCGGAAACCGATGAGGAACTGACGTTGAAGTACCTCGAAGGGGAAGAAATCACGCCGGCCGAAATCAAGAAGGCGCTGCGCGCCGCTACCATTAGCCGCCAGTTGGTGCCGGTGCTCTGTGGTTCGGCCTTGAAGAACAAGGGTGTGCAGCCCGTGCTGGACGCGGTGGTGGATTATCTGCCCTCGCCGGTGGATATTCCGCCTGTGCGCGGTTTCCGCCCGGGTGCTGACCCTGATGACCCTGAGGCTGTTATCACACGCAAGGCGGACCCCAACGAGCCGTTGGCGGCTTTGGCGTTCAAGATTGTGACTGACCCCTACGTTGGTCGTCTGGCGTATGTGCGCGTGTACAGTGGTGCGTTGCGTAGTGGTGAAACGGTGCTCAACAGCACCCAGGGCAAGAAAGAGCGCATTGGTCGCTTGATGCGCATGCACGCCAACCACCGCGAAGAAATTGACGTGATTATGGCGGGTGACATCGGGGCAGTGTTGGGGCCGAAAAACACCTTCACAGGTGATACGTTGTGCGACCCCAACGACCCGATTGTGCTGGAAAGCATCAAATTCCCTGAGCCCGTTATCTCGATTGCGATTGAGCCGAAGACGAAGGCTGACCAGGACAAGTTGGGTGATGCCTTGCGCCGCCTGGCGGAAGAGGACCCAACGTTCCGTGTGCAGACTGACCACGAAACCGGGCAGACACTTATCTCCGGGATGGGTGAGCTGCACCTGGAAGTGATTGTGGACCGTCTGCACCGTGAATTCAAAGTCCAGGCGAACGTGGGGCGCCCACAGGTGGCGTATCGTGAAACGATTACGCGTCCGGTGCGCGCCGAAGGGCGTTTCGTGCGCCAGACGGGTGGTCGTGGTCAGTACGGGCATGCGGTTGTTGAATTTGAACCGCTGCCGCGTGGTGAAGGCTTCGTTTTCGAGAACAAGATTGTCGGTGGTGCTATTCCGAAGGAGTACATCCCGGCGGTCGAGCAGGGGATTAAGGAAGCCATGGAAAGCGGCGTGATTGCCGGCTATCCCATGGTGGACATCAAGGCCACGCTGGTGGATGGTTCGTACCACGAAGTGGACTCCAGCGAAATGGCCTTCAAGATTGCCGGTTCGTTGGCTTTGAAGGAAGCCGTGCCGAAGGCTGGCCCGGTGTTGCTGGAACCCATCATGAAAGTGGAAGTGACGGTGCCCGATGAATACACGGGCGACGTGATTGGGGACCTGAGCAGCCGCCGTGGTCAGATTGAGGGGATGGAACCGCGCGGTGAAGGTGTGACGGCGATCCGCGCGCTGGTTCCGCTGTCAGAAATGTTTGGTTACGCGACCAACTTGCGCTCGCGCACAAGTGGTCGTGGGTCGTTCACGATGGAATTCGACCACTACGCGCCGTTGCCGCAGAACCTGGCTGAAGAAGTCATGAGTGGTCGTCGGAAGTAA
- the rpsG gene encoding 30S ribosomal protein S7: MPRRGRAPRRPVQPDPKYNSELVARLINKVMIGGKKSLAQRLVYQAFDMASERLNKPPLEVFEQAVKNVTPLLEVRPRRVGGSTYQVPMEVRPERRVSLALRWLVQAARARNGRSFAEKLAAELVDAYNNTGAAVRKKEEVHRMAEANKAYSHFRW; this comes from the coding sequence ATGCCGAGACGCGGAAGGGCCCCACGTCGGCCCGTTCAACCCGACCCGAAATACAATAGTGAGTTGGTGGCGCGCCTCATCAACAAGGTGATGATTGGCGGCAAGAAGAGTCTGGCGCAGCGCTTGGTGTACCAGGCGTTCGATATGGCGTCGGAGCGCTTGAACAAGCCACCGCTCGAAGTTTTTGAGCAGGCTGTCAAAAATGTGACGCCGCTGTTGGAAGTGCGCCCGCGGCGTGTGGGTGGCTCGACGTATCAGGTGCCGATGGAAGTGCGCCCTGAACGTCGTGTGTCGCTGGCTTTGCGCTGGCTGGTGCAGGCCGCGCGTGCCCGCAATGGGCGTTCGTTCGCCGAAAAATTGGCCGCTGAACTTGTAGACGCATACAACAACACCGGCGCGGCGGTGCGGAAGAAGGAAGAAGTGCACCGCATGGCGGAAGCGAACAAGGCGTATAGCCACTTCCGCTGGTAA
- the rpsL gene encoding 30S ribosomal protein S12 — MPTINQLVRKGRKKTKKKSKAPALQYTYNALKGKRVRLPKGSPQKRGVCTVVRTMTPKKPNSALRKIARVRLTNGIEVTAYIPGEGHRLQEHSVVLVRGGRVKDLPGVRYHIVRGTLDAGGVEGRKRSRSKYGTKKGK, encoded by the coding sequence GTGCCGACGATCAACCAGTTGGTCCGAAAAGGCCGCAAAAAGACAAAGAAGAAGAGTAAGGCTCCCGCGCTTCAATACACGTACAACGCGCTGAAAGGGAAGCGTGTGCGCTTGCCGAAAGGTTCGCCGCAAAAGCGTGGCGTCTGCACGGTTGTGCGTACGATGACGCCGAAGAAGCCGAACTCGGCATTGCGCAAGATTGCCCGTGTGCGCTTGACGAACGGTATTGAAGTGACGGCCTACATTCCGGGTGAAGGGCACCGCTTGCAGGAGCACTCTGTGGTGCTTGTGCGCGGTGGTCGTGTGAAGGACTTGCCCGGTGTGCGCTACCACATCGTCCGTGGGACGTTGGACGCTGGTGGTGTTGAAGGACGTAAGCGGAGTCGTAGCAAGTACGGCACGAAGAAGGGTAAGTAA